From Alkalinema sp. FACHB-956, one genomic window encodes:
- a CDS encoding helix-turn-helix domain-containing protein, whose product MPYTIHNHCTQCGICVPECPMGAIQVEHQHYWIDPALCDNCATVAGGPQCVVHCPIDTPPSPLEAKKGRWKENDRVATSPNLFLNGKTNTFASAIVMWEGCNLLAQRQSLPWQRDATGTFYYERQVKQGRGRLRFWLRAEAFSLMAAGTAPSPSPPTVAANSCAAKAPAAIASIEKLDIRSACLHLIYAAHAVALDHPWEQTFVISDRQIEQYLGLDKRRDLNKTAKIILIRELVQQSCGLDVEVHWPQQGRIPKFSIPRAPLWHLQEIQPSLQEDESGRRHLVGMTFHIQAGQWAKYFLNQSGCQEGSAFYQYGLLPKSLLQTVMGMWQQHEGAARIMLWFLFKSKLGMEQRITVPTLMRVAYGQEKLQQGYSHREDRKRLLRTFEGDLEVLNHYGLKPIFDPETYPPEIQPLWAKLADLPEDAEEALEFWMMDGGNSSRLTDAAPRGKWNRLMQARILRLEIPPDWQQRSSKRDKQRNRSRAKTANKKTVTTPRSLSGEQIVAARKQLGMSQRSLAEKTGKSQSWIRDVENDRFRIKLQDQNLLKKVLGLS is encoded by the coding sequence ATGCCTTATACGATTCACAATCACTGTACTCAATGTGGTATTTGCGTACCCGAATGTCCCATGGGTGCGATTCAAGTGGAACATCAGCATTATTGGATCGATCCGGCACTCTGTGATAATTGTGCAACGGTTGCTGGAGGGCCACAATGCGTTGTTCATTGCCCGATCGACACGCCTCCTTCTCCGTTGGAAGCTAAAAAAGGACGATGGAAAGAAAACGATCGCGTGGCCACGAGTCCGAATTTATTTCTCAATGGTAAAACAAATACCTTTGCTTCTGCGATCGTGATGTGGGAAGGCTGTAATCTGTTGGCACAACGGCAATCGTTACCCTGGCAACGGGATGCCACCGGAACGTTTTATTACGAACGCCAAGTTAAGCAAGGTCGAGGGCGACTACGGTTTTGGTTGCGGGCAGAAGCCTTCAGTCTCATGGCAGCGGGCACTGCTCCATCCCCATCGCCTCCAACCGTTGCAGCCAATTCCTGCGCAGCCAAGGCCCCAGCTGCGATCGCAAGTATCGAAAAGTTGGACATTCGGTCAGCCTGTTTACATTTGATTTATGCTGCCCACGCCGTTGCCTTAGATCATCCTTGGGAACAGACTTTTGTGATCAGCGATCGGCAAATTGAACAGTACTTGGGCTTGGATAAGCGTAGGGATTTGAATAAAACGGCCAAAATCATTTTAATTCGTGAATTGGTGCAGCAGTCCTGCGGATTGGATGTAGAAGTCCATTGGCCCCAGCAAGGCAGGATTCCTAAATTCTCGATTCCCCGTGCTCCCCTGTGGCACCTGCAAGAAATCCAGCCCAGTCTTCAGGAAGATGAGTCTGGCCGTCGGCATTTAGTGGGAATGACCTTTCATATCCAAGCGGGGCAATGGGCAAAATACTTTTTAAATCAATCCGGCTGTCAGGAGGGATCGGCCTTCTATCAATACGGACTCTTGCCCAAATCCTTGCTCCAGACGGTGATGGGAATGTGGCAACAGCATGAAGGAGCCGCCCGAATCATGCTGTGGTTTCTGTTTAAAAGCAAATTGGGAATGGAGCAGCGGATCACCGTGCCTACGTTGATGCGGGTCGCCTATGGTCAAGAAAAACTACAACAAGGCTATTCCCACCGAGAAGATCGTAAGCGACTGCTACGCACGTTTGAGGGCGATCTGGAAGTCCTGAATCACTATGGCTTGAAGCCGATATTTGATCCAGAAACCTATCCCCCTGAAATCCAGCCGCTCTGGGCGAAGTTGGCTGATTTACCGGAGGATGCTGAGGAAGCTTTGGAATTTTGGATGATGGATGGCGGCAATTCATCCCGTTTAACGGATGCGGCTCCTCGGGGTAAATGGAACCGTTTGATGCAGGCTCGTATTCTTCGGTTGGAGATTCCCCCAGATTGGCAGCAACGCTCAAGCAAGCGAGACAAACAACGGAATCGATCGCGCGCTAAAACGGCGAACAAGAAAACGGTAACAACGCCACGATCTCTGTCTGGAGAACAAATTGTCGCGGCCAGGAAACAGTTAGGCATGAGTCAGCGCAGCTTGGCTGAGAAGACGGGCAAGAGCCAAAGCTGGATTCGGGATGTGGAGAATGACCGATTCCGCATCAAACTCCAGGATCAGAATCTCTTGAAAAAGGTATTAGGATTGTCGTAA
- a CDS encoding XdhC/CoxI family protein — MARSFYHLFLNTLQTEAVVLATVVEVSGSTPREIGAKMFVNAAGTIQGTIGGGAGEAKVIQHALQVLETGIKQRVEIDLSGHLKAANPISPKEGICGGRMQVWLERWAGNEARAIVQEILTALEAGRSITLVTPYGSERSPWIVDQFDPPKSPLKRGTLNIDPPKSPLKRGTLNIDPPKSPLKRGTLINNNPVPPLFLALAARSAGARGNQNCEGEALDAFVEVIQPQPTVLIIGAGHCGIQLAKVADIAGFQVMVQDDRRDWANADHYPQATRIFTTSIAETIAQLNHHSALYIALLTRGYQHDVQALQAIMTKAIPCHYIGMMGSQRRVQQVLQAVQAQVAQEFSELSELQISQWLQHIHAPIGLDIGALTPEEIAVSITAEMIQIRRRDRDQKCSP, encoded by the coding sequence ATGGCGCGATCGTTCTATCATTTGTTCTTAAACACCTTACAAACGGAAGCAGTGGTTTTAGCAACGGTGGTTGAAGTATCCGGATCAACACCGCGAGAAATCGGTGCGAAAATGTTTGTAAACGCTGCTGGAACCATTCAAGGAACGATCGGGGGGGGTGCAGGGGAAGCTAAGGTTATTCAACACGCATTGCAAGTTCTCGAAACGGGGATTAAGCAGCGGGTCGAGATTGATTTATCGGGACACCTCAAAGCAGCCAACCCAATCAGCCCCAAGGAAGGGATCTGTGGCGGCAGAATGCAGGTCTGGCTGGAACGCTGGGCTGGAAATGAGGCACGGGCGATCGTGCAGGAAATCCTAACAGCTTTAGAGGCCGGTCGATCGATTACGCTGGTGACGCCCTATGGGAGTGAGCGATCGCCTTGGATTGTCGATCAATTCGATCCCCCTAAATCCCCCTTAAAAAGGGGGACTTTGAATATCGATCCCCCTAAATCCCCCTTAAAAAGGGGGACTTTGAATATCGATCCCCCTAAATCCCCCTTAAAAAGGGGGACTTTGATTAATAATAATCCGGTTCCCCCTTTGTTTCTAGCTTTAGCGGCGCGTAGCGCGGGGGCTAGGGGGAATCAAAACTGTGAAGGAGAGGCATTGGATGCCTTTGTCGAAGTTATCCAACCCCAGCCGACGGTATTGATTATTGGAGCCGGACACTGTGGAATTCAACTGGCTAAAGTAGCTGATATTGCAGGGTTTCAGGTCATGGTACAGGACGATCGGAGGGATTGGGCCAACGCGGATCATTATCCCCAAGCTACTCGAATTTTTACGACTTCGATCGCAGAGACGATCGCGCAACTTAATCACCATTCTGCACTATATATTGCATTGCTGACCCGAGGCTATCAGCATGATGTGCAGGCATTACAAGCAATCATGACCAAAGCCATCCCTTGTCATTACATTGGCATGATGGGCAGTCAGCGACGAGTGCAGCAGGTATTGCAAGCAGTGCAAGCTCAGGTCGCTCAGGAATTCAGCGAACTTTCTGAACTACAGATTAGCCAGTGGCTGCAACACATTCATGCCCCGATCGGTTTAGACATTGGTGCACTGACTCCTGAAGAAATTGCAGTTAGTATTACAGCAGAAATGATTCAAATTCGGCGTCGCGATCGTGATCAAAAATGTTCACCGTAG